One genomic window of Gossypium hirsutum isolate 1008001.06 chromosome D11, Gossypium_hirsutum_v2.1, whole genome shotgun sequence includes the following:
- the LOC107903057 gene encoding brassinosteroid-responsive RING protein 1 has protein sequence MGFPVGFSAVLFPKLLIPTSTLLLYLRDFISALFLFLGLPDFLEPHIPPTHTADTGVPAARHRDTSITALLLRELLPIVKFSHLVDPPDSCAVCFYDFEREDEIRRLMNCRHVFHRSCLDRWMGYDRKTCPLCRMSFVPDDMEETFNERLWAAASIPESFDDY, from the coding sequence ATGGGGTTTCCAGTAGGTTTCTCAGCGGTTCTCTTCCCAAAGCTACTTATCCCTACATCAACTCTCCTCCTTTACCTTCGCGATTTCATTTCCGCTCTCTTCCTTTTCCTGGGTCTCCCCGATTTCCTCGAACCCCACATTCCCCCGACTCACACGGCGGACACCGGCGTTCCCGCCGCGCGCCACCGAGATACCTCGATCACCGCTCTCCTGTTACGGGAATTACTACCCATCGTCAAGTTCTCTCACCTCGTGGACCCGCCGGACAGTTGCGCTGTCTGTTTTTACGACTTCGAAAGGGAGGATGAGATCAGACGGCTAATGAATTGTCGGCATGTATTCCACCGGAGCTGTTTGGATCGTTGGATGGGGTATGATCGGAAAACATGTCCACTTTGTAGAATGAGCTTCGTTCCCGATGATATGGAAGAGACGTTTAATGAAAGGCTTTGGGCTGCTGCTTCCATCCCTGAATCGTTTGATGATTATTGA
- the LOC107904481 gene encoding 1-aminocyclopropane-1-carboxylate synthase: MAAISKIATGNGHGENSAYFDGWKAYETNPFHPTDRPDGVIQMGLAENQLCFDFIEKWLMEHPEASICTAEGVSKFKETALFQDYHGIPEFRQAVAKFMGKVRGDRVKFDPDRIVMSGGATGAHEMVAFCLADPGEAFLVPTPYYPGFDRDLRWRTGVELVPVVCDSANDFKVTIDSLQSAYHKAQEANIKIKGLLITNPSNPLGTFKDKDTLKNIINFVNEKNIHLIGDEIYAATVFMEPEFVSISEVIEEVECNRDLIHIVYSLSKDMGFPGFRVGIVYSYNDTVTSCARKMSSFGLVSSQTQHLIATMLSNDEFIDNFVAESRERLFKRHKYFTWTLSQIGICSLKSNAGLFIWMDLRKLLKEKTFEAEMDLWRVIIDEVKLNVSPGSSFHCHEPGWFRVCFANMDDYSMEIALSRIRNFMVKNNETMVPPRNKLCRRTSLKLSLSRSLSRKMDDFIMSPSIMSPQSPLVQART; this comes from the exons ATGGCAGCCATATCCAAGATTGCAACAGGTAATGGCCATGGTGAAAACTCAGCTTATTTCGATGGGTGGAAAGCATACGAAACCAATCCTTTTCATCCTACTGATAGACCCGATGGTGTTATTCAAATGGGATTAGCTGAGAATCAa CTTTGCtttgatttcattgaaaaatggCTAATGGAACACCCAGAAGCTTCCATATGTACTGCAGAAGGTGTTAGCAAATTCAAAGAGACAGCTCTTTTCCAGGATTATCATGGAATCCCTGAGTTCAGACAA GCTGTAGCAAAATTTATGGGGAAAGTGAGAGGAGATAGAGTAAAATTCGATCCGGACCGGATTGTTATGAGCGGCGGAGCCACTGGAGCTCATGAAATGGTTGCCTTTTGTTTGGCGGATCCCGGTGAAGCTTTTCTGGTTCCCACTCCTTATTATCCAGG ATTCGATCGGGACTTAAGGTGGCGAACTGGAGTCGAGCTTGTTCCTGTCGTTTGTGACAGTGCCAACGATTTCAAGGTCACCATTGATTCTTTACAATCTGCATACCATAAAGCACAAGAAGCTAACATCAAAATCAAAGGTTTGCTCATAACAAATCCATCTAATCCATTAGGAACATTCAAGGATAAGGACACATTGAAGAACATCATAAACTTCGTAAACGAAAAGAACATCCATTTAATCGGCGACGAAATCTACGCGGCCACAGTTTTCATGGAACCCGAATTCGTTAGTATATCAGAAGTCATCGAAGAAGTTGAATGCAACCGTGATTTGATCCATATTGTTTACAGTCTTTCGAAAGACATGGGATTCCCCGGATTCCGAGTTGGCATTGTGTATTCCTACAACGATACGGTCACGAGCTGTGCACGTAAAATGTCGAGTTTTGGATTAGTATCGTCGCAAACACAACATTTGATCGCGACGATGCTGTCTAACGATGAATTCATCGATAATTTTGTCGCAGAAAGTAGAGAACGGTTGTTCAAACGGCACAAATATTTCACTTGGACCCTTTCACAAATCGGGATTTGTTCATTGAAAAGCAATGCTGGGTTGTTTATATGGATGGATCTACGTAAACTCTTGAAAGAGAAAACATTCGAAGCCGAAATGGATTTATGGCGAGTCATCATCGATGAAGTTAAGCTCAACGTTTCGCCGGGATCGTCGTTCCATTGTCACGAACCGGGTTGGTTTAGGGTTTGCTTTGCTAACATGGATGATTACTCCATGGAAATTGCTTTGTCGAGGATTAGGAACTTCATGGTTAAGAACAATGAGACCATGGTTCCACCACGTAACAAATTATGCAGACGAACTAGCCTTAAACTCAGCTTATCCCGAAGCTTATCTCGGAAAATGGATGATTTCATTATGTCACCAAGTATCATGTCTCCTCAATCACCTCTCGTCCAAGCCCGAACTTAA